The following proteins are co-located in the Malus sylvestris chromosome 13, drMalSylv7.2, whole genome shotgun sequence genome:
- the LOC126597629 gene encoding uncharacterized protein LOC126597629 — protein sequence MVKKLGQKGRVQESRMRLGMWNIGTLTGKSMEVVEVMVRRRINIMCLQETKWVGLKAKDLENSGFKLWYSGTNRTRNGVGIIVDKTLTQDVVDVKRVGDRIMAIKIVIGQELINVISAYAPQVGLDTSLKEKFWENLGDLVQGIAQTEKLFIGGDLNGHVGRETGNYGGFHGGHGFGERNEDGEAILDFAMAYDLFLANTFFKKRE from the coding sequence atggtgaagaagctaggacagaagggtagagttcaagagagtagaatgcgtttaggaatgtggaatataggaaccttaacgggaaaatctatggaagtagtggaagttatggtgaggagaaggataaatattatgtgcctacaagaaactaagtgggttggtcttaaggcaaaggatctagaaaactcagggtttaagctttggtattcgggcacaaatagaacgagaaacggtgttggcatcattgtggacaagaccttgacacaagatgttgtagatgtcaagagggtaggagatagaatcatggcaatcaagattgtaataggacaagaactcatcaatgtgattagtgcgtacgcacctcaagtagggttggatacgagtttgaaagagaaattttgggaaaaccttggagacttggtgcaaggaattgctcagacggagaagttatttataggaggagatttaaatggacacgtgggcagggagacaggcaactatggaggttttcatggtggccatggttttggggagagaaatgaggatggggaagctatcttggattttgcaatggcatatgatctcttcttagccaacaccttctttaagaagagagaataa
- the LOC126597619 gene encoding cytochrome P450 71B26-like, producing MAIITSLFICLPFLLLLPLFLLLQKRKNVYKNPQQKTFPPSPPKLPLIGNLHQLGTPRHKSLHQLSIKYGPVMLLHLGRVPTLVISSAEAAKDALKTNDLHCCSRPSSAGTRRLTYNYLDMAFSPYGDYWREIRKICVLELFSVKRVQSYKSIREEEVDEMVNSISASSSSGAPVNLTEKLLALTASIIFRIGYGTSFRGSKFEHKNIDEFIQDTEVMLGGVSGADCFPSWMGWVIDMVSGVHKEFDRISKELDGFFQQVIDDHLKPGRRVDDERAHEDIVDVLLKIVKEQSEFGASHLGHNNIKAVLLNLFLGGIDTGTITMGWAMAELAKNPKLMKKAQEEVRKCIGNKGKITETDTDQLQYLKMVIKETLRLHPPAPMLLPRETISHCKIQGYNIEPKTTIYINDWAIARDPEVWRDPEKFIPERFEGSSVDYKGQHFEFLPFGTGRRVCPGIYMGTTTVELGLANLLYWFDWKLPDGMKEEDLDMEEASGSHSLTVAKRTPLNLVPVKFS from the exons ATGGCTATCATCACCTCCTTGTTCATATGCCTTccatttctccttcttctccctcTATTTCTTCTACTCCAAAAGCGGAAAAATGTCTATAAGAACCCACAGCAAAAGACCTTTCCACCAAGCCCCCCCAAGCTCCCCCTCATAGGCAACTTGCACCAACTCGGCACCCCACGTCACAAATCTCTCCACCAACTCTCCATAAAGTACGGACCAGTCATGCTCCTCCACCTCGGCCGTGTCCCCACCCTAGTCATCTCTTCCGCCGAAGCGGCCAAAGACGCATTAAAAACCAACGACCTCCACTGCTGCAGCAGACCCTCCTCGGCCGGAACCCGCAGGCTCACGTACAACTATCTTGACATGGCCTTTTCTCCCTATGGCGATTACTGGAgagagataagaaaaatatgcGTGCTCGAGCTTTTCAGCGTGAAGAGGGTCCAGTCATATAAATCAATCAGGGAAGAAGAAGTAGATGAAATGGTCAATTCAATCTCTGCCTCTTCATCTTCTGGTGCTCCTGTTAATCTTACGGAAAAGTTGCTTGCTCTCACGGCTAGTATTATTTTTAGGATTGGTTACGGGACAAGTTTCCGAGGGAGTAAATTTGAGCATAAAAATATTGATGAGTTCATTCAGGATACTGAGGTCATGCTCGGAGGGGTGTCCGGGGCTGACTGCTTTCCGTCTTGGATGGGGTGGGTTATCGATATGGTTTCCGGTGTGCACAAGGAGTTCGATAGGATTTCCAAGGAGTTGGATGGTTTTTTCCAGCAGGTGATTGATGATCATCTGAAACCTGGGAGGAGAGTTGACGACGAACGAGCTCATGAAGATATAGTTGACGTTCTGCTTAAGATAGTGAAGGAGCAAAGTGAGTTTGGAGCCTCTCATCTTGGTCACAACAACATCAAGGCAGTCCTCTTG AATCTATTTTTAGGTGGAATAGACACAGGTACAATAACAATGGGGTGGGCGATGGCAGAGCTAGCTAAGAACCCTAAATTGATGAAGAAAGCACAAGAAGAAGTTAGAAAATGCATCGGAAACAAAGGAAAAATCACAGAAACTGATACAGATCAGCTTCAATACCTCAAGATGGTAATCAAAGAAACCCTAAGACTGCATCCTCCAGCTCCAATGCTCCTTCCAAGAGAAACTATCtcccattgcaaaatccaaggtTATAATATTGAaccaaaaacaacaatttatatCAATGACTGGGCAATCGCACGCGACCCTGAGGTTTGGAGGGACCCCGAAAAATTTATTCCAGAACGGTTTGAGGGAAGCTCCGTCGATTACAAAGGACAACATTTTGAGTTTTTGCCGTTTGGAACTGGTCGAAGAGTTTGCCCTGGAATATATATGGGAACGACAACAGTGGAGCTTGGACTAGCAAATCTTCTCTACTGGTTCGATTGGAAATTGCCTGATGGAATGAAGGAGGAAGATCTTGACATGGAAGAAGCCAGCGGCTCCCATTCCCTCACCGTTGCTAAGAGAACTCCTCTCAACCTTGTCCCCGtgaaattttcttaa
- the LOC126597607 gene encoding uncharacterized protein LOC126597607, which yields MASTGDEDNDAVLSDVEGDDPVPIVIKTPSSDEISPERFRELIAELDRERQAREAVENSKSDLQAQFNRLKALAHEAIKKRDEWGRQRDEALREKEEACKTNEKVTAELAESNRAREEALQQREEIGKQLEEAVKERDGLRAEIGNSTHMLMSGMDKISGKVSNFKNFGGGGLPRSRKYTGLPVVAYGVIKRANEIVEELVRQIDTTVKSRNETREQMDQRNYEIAIEISQLEATIGSLREEVAKKTSAVENLEKSIAEKSGKVSDIEREMEDKLSKAESEVSQLKQLVGEYDDKLTDLDSKTEAQRGLLFDQLNLVSKIHDRLYNIIKIVDANNLDQSEFSESLFVPQETDMEENIRATLAGMESIYELTRVVVEKTRDLSEEKNREIKSLDETVNRLVNEKEQIGSLLRSALSKRITSSPSSKTNELFQVAENGLREAGIDFKFSKHAGNGNVDIESEEDEIYELAGALENIVKAAQLEIIDLQHSAEELRAELSLLKQHVEAQAKELDHRMHRIGELEEKERVANESVEGLMMDIAAAEEEIARWKAAAEQEAAAGTGVEQEFVAQLSTLKQELEEAKQAIAESEKKLKFKEETADAAMAARDAAEKSLKLADLRATRLRDRLEELTRQLEEIENREDTRRGLGGPRYVCWPWQWLGLDFVGVSRTDTQQESSSNEMELSEPLL from the exons ATGGCAAGCACCGGCGACGAGGACAACGATGCGGTGCTCAGTGACGTGGAGGGCGACGATCCCGTGCCGATCGTGATCAAGACTCCGTCGTCGGACGAAATTTCCCCCGAGCGGTTTCGCGAGCTGATCGCCGAGCTGGATCGCGAGCGGCAAGCTCGGGAGGCGGTGGAGAATTCGAAGTCGGATTTGCAGGCTCAGTTCAATCGGCTGAAGGCTCTGGCGCACGAGGCTATAAAGAAGCGGGACGAGTGGGGGAGGCAGAGGGACGAGGCGTTGCGTGAAAAGGAAGAAGCTTGTAAAACCAACGAGAAGGTCACGGCGGAGCTGGCGGAGTCGAATAGGGCCAGAGAGGAGGCGTTGCAGCAGAGGGAGGAGATTGGGAAACAGTTGGAGGAGGCGGTGAAGGAGAGGGACGGTTTGAGGGCTGAGATTGGGAATTCGACTCATATGCTCATGTCTGGAATGGACAAGATATCGGGGAAAGTTAGCAATTTCAAGAATTTTGGAGGCGGGGGATTGCCAAGGTCGCGCAAGTACACGGGATTGCCCGTGGTTGCCTATGGAGTGATTAAGCGGGCGAATGAGATCGTGGAAGAGCTTGTGAGGCAGATTGATACTACGGTGAAGTCTAGGAACGAAACGAGAGAGCAGATGGATCAGAGAAATTATGAAATTGCAATTGAAATTTCTCAGCTGGAAGCCACGATTGGCAGTTTGAGAGAAGAAGTAGCGAAGAAGACATCTGCAGTTGAGAATTTGGAGAAGAGCATTGCAGAAAAGAGTGGGAAAGTGTCGGATATTGAGAGGGAGATGGAGGATAAGTTGAGTAAGGCTGAGAGTGAGGTTTCACAGTTGAAGCAGTTAGTTGGAGAGTATGATGATAAGTTGACGGATTTGGACTCGAAAACAGAAGCACAGAGGGGTTTACTTTTTGATCAGTTGAATTTGGTTTCGAAGATTCATGACCGGCTATATAATATTATCAAAATCGTTGATGCCAATAATTTGGATCAGTCAGAGTTTTCAGAGTCCCTGTTCGTCCCTCAAGAAACGGACATGGAGGAGAACATACGTGCAACTCTGGCTGGGATGGAATCCATTTATGAATTAACCAGGGTTGTTGTTGAGAAGACAAGGGATTTGTCTGAGGAAAAGAATCGTGAGATTAAGAGTTTGGATGAAACAGTGAATCGGTTAGTTAACGAGAAAGAACAAATTGGATCGTTACTGAGGAGCGCATTGTCAAAGCGGATCACATCCAGTCCATCTTCTAAGACAAATGAATTGTTTCAAGTTGCAGAAAATGGTTTAAGAGAGGCAGGAATAGATTTCAAGTTTAGTAAGCATGCTGGGAATGGAAATGTGGATATTGAGTCGGAGGAAGATGAAATATACGAATTA GCTGGGGCTTTGGAGAACATTGTTAAGGCAGCTCAGCTTGAAATCATTGACCTGCAGCATTCTGCGGAAGAATTAAG GGCAGAGTTGAGTTTACTCAAACAGCATGTGGAGGCTCAAGCTAAGGAGCTCGACCACAGAATGCATAGAATtggggaacttgaagagaaggAGAGGGTAGCAAATGAAAGC GTTGAAGGGCTAATGATGGACATTGCTGCTGCTGAAGAAGAAATTGCAAGATGGAAAGCGGCAGCAGAGCAAGAAGCTGCTGCAGGCACAGGTGTAGAACAAGAATTTGTGGCACAG TTGTCGACGCTTAAGCAGGAACTTGAAGAGGCAAAGCAGGCTATTGCGGAATCAGAGAAGAAACTCAAGTTCAAAGAAGAGACAGCTGATGCTGCCATGGCAGCTAGAGATGCTGCTGAGAAATCATTGAAATTGGCTGACTTGAGGGCAACCAGGCTCCGGGATAGATTAGAGGAGCTTACACGTCAGCTtgaagaaattgaaaatcgGGAAGACACGAGAAGGGGACTGGGTGGACCTAGATATGTATGCTGGCCGTGGCAGTGGCTTGGGCTGGACTTTGTAGGTGTCAGTCGCACCGACACACAACAAGAGAGTAGTTCAAATGAAATGGAGCTCTCTGAACCTCTTCTATGA